GTCGCTCTGCCAGTTCTTGGCCACCTTCACCCTTAAGTCGAGATAGACCTTGGTGCCCAACAACTTCTCAATCTGGGCGCGCGCCGCGGTGCCAACTTCCCGCAGCCGCGCCCCGCCCTTGCCGATGATGATCCCCTTCTGGCTGTCCCGCTCGACGTAAAGCAGGGCGTGCACGTCGATGAGGTCGTCCCGCCCCTCCCGCGGGTTCACCTCGTCGATGACGACCGCCAGCGAGTGCGGCAGCTCGTCGCGCACGCCCTCGAGGGCGGCCTCGCGGATGAGCTCGGCCATCAAAACCTCTTCGGGTTCGTCGGTGAGCTCGCCGTCGGGGTAGTACGCCGGACCCTCGGGCAGGGCCGCCGCCAGCACGCCGACGAGCACGTCGACCTGCTCCCCCGTCGCGGCCGACACCGGAACGATCTCGGCCGAGTCGCCGACCAGCTCGCTGACCGCGACTAATTGCGCCGCAACCCGGTCTCTGGGCACCTTGTCGATCTTGGTGACGATCGCGACCAGCGTCGTCTTGGGGGCGGTGGACCGGATCTGCTCGACGATCCAACGGTCGCCGGGGCCGATCGCCTCGTCGGCGGGGATGCAGAGCCCGATCACGTCGACCTCGGTGTAGGTGTCGCGCACCAGGTCGTTGAGTCGTTTGCCCAGCAGAGTGCGGGGGCGGTGCAGTCCGGGGGTGTCGACCAGGACGATCTGGAAGTCGTCGCGGTGGATGATGCCCCGAATGGTGTGCCGGGTGGTCTGCGGGCGCATCGAGGTGATCGCCACCTTGGCGCCCACCAGCGCATTCGTCAGTGTCGACTTGCCGGTGTTCGGCCGCCCGACCAAGCACACGAAGCCCGAATGAAATCCGGTCATGTCGCCCACCGTGAAACTGTGGCGAGTTTTCGGCCGATTTTTCGCCGTGGCTTCACGCTCGGCGTCATGACGGGCCCTCGCCGTCGGAGCCGTCGGCCGAGCCGTTGGATTCCGCCGGGCTCAGCAGGACGGTGCTGATCCGCACCCGGCCGCGGTGGTCGGGGCCGCCCTCGGCGTGCAGGCGCAGGCCGTGCGAGACGACCTCCGCGCCGGGCAGCGGCACGCGGCCCAATTCCAGCGCCAGCAGGCCGCCCACGGTGTCGACGTCGAGGTCGTCGTCGAAGTCCACCCCGTACAACTCGCCGACGTCTTCGATCGGCAGCCGGGCCGAGACGCGGAAGTGCTTGTCGCCCAGGTCTTCCACCGGGGCCGTCTCGGCCTGGTCGTATTCGTCAGCGATCTCGCCGACGATCTCCTCCAGCACGTCCTCGATGCTGACCAGGCCGGCGATCGCGCCGTACTCGTCGACCAGCAGCGCCATGTGGATGCGGTCGCGCTGCATTTCGCGCAGCAGGGTGTCCAGCGGCTTGGAGTCCGGCACGAACACCGCGGGCCGCATCACCTGGGCCACGGTGGCCCCCCGGCCGCCGTCGCCCGACCGGACGGTGTGCTGCACAAGGTCTTTCAGATACACCACCCCGACGATGTCGTCGACGTTCTCGCCGATCACCGGGATGCGGGAATGGCCGCTGCGCACGGCGAGGTTGATCGCCTGGCTGGCCAGTTTGTCGCTCTCGATCCAGATCATCTCGGTGCGGGGCACCATCACCTCGCGGGCCGGGGTGTCGCCGAGCTCGAAGACCGACTGGATCATCCGGCGCTCGTCGGCGGCGACCACGCCGCGCTGCTGGGCAAGGTCGACCACTTCGCGCAGTTCGATCTCGGACGCGAACGGCCCGTTGCGCAGGCCGCGGCCCGGGGTAAGCATGTTACCCAGGATGACGAGCAACCGGCTGAGCGGCATCAGCAGCCACGAGATCGCGCGCAGCGGAAGGGCCGTCGTCAACGAGATCGAGTAGGCGTGCTGCCGCCCGAGGGTGCGCGGACCCACGCCGATGACCACGAAGCTGGTCACCACCATGATGGCCGCGGCGCCGAACAGCGCCCATCGCATGCCGAAGTTGTCGTAGAGGAACACCACCAGCAGTACGGTCGCGGTGACCTCGCACGTGATCCGCAGCAGCACGACCAGGTTGATGTAGCGGGGCCGCTCGGCCACCACCGCGGCCAGCGATACCGCCCCCGGACGCTCGTCGCGGACCAGCTCCTGGGCCCGGGCCAACGAGACCGTGCTGATGGCGGCGTCCATCGCCGCGAACAGCCCGCCCAGGGCGATCAGGGCTATCGCACCGAGCAGCTGAGGAACACCGGTCAATTCTCGAAATACCTTGACTTGTCGAGCAATCGGCGGTCGCGTTCCTTCTGACGGTCCTGTTCGTACGCGTGGACCTGCTCGGCGACCCACTCCTCGAGCAGCCGGTTCTGGAGATCGAACATCTCTTTCTCCTCGGCCGGCTCGCCGTGGTCGTAGCCGAGCAGGTGCAGCACACCGTGGATGGTCAGCAGCGCCAACTCGTGCCCGAGGCTGTGCCCCGCCGCGGCCGCCTGCTCGGAGGCGAACTCCGGGCAGAGCACGATGTCGCCCAGCATGGACGGGCCCGGCTCGGGGGCGTCGGGGCGTCCGCCCGGCTCGAGCTCGTCCATGGGGAAGCTCATCACGTCGGTGGGGCCGGGCAGGTCCATCCAACGCATGTGCAGGTCGGCCATCGACGCGATGTCCAGCAGCACCATCGACAGCTCGGCGGCGGGGTTGACGTCCATCTTGGCGATGACGAAGCGCGCGACGCTGACCAGCTCCGCTTCGGCGACGTCGATCCCCGACTCGTTGGACACTTCGATGCTCACGGGGCGCTCACAGGGCGCACGGGGATGCTCACGGCCCCTATCATCGACGACCGCGGGAGCCCGACGCGCGCCGAGCCGCCCGGTTCATCCCCAGGCCCGGCTCCTCGAACTTCGCGTAGGCGTCGACGATCTCCGAGACCAGCCGGTGGCGAACCACGTCGACGCTGGTCAGCACGGCGATGTGGATGTCGTCGACGTCATCGAGGATGTCCATCGCCGACCGCAGACCCGACCGTGCGCCGCCGGGCAGGTCGACCTGGGTGATGTCCCCGGTGACCACGATCTTCGACCCGAACCCGAGCCGGGTGAGGAACATCTTCATCTGCTCGGCGGTGGTGTTCTGCGCCTCGTCGAGGACGATGAAGGCATCATTCAACGTGCGGCCCCGCATGTACGCCAGCGGCGCCACCTCGATGACCCCGGCGGACATCAGCTTCGGGATCAGCTCGGGGTCCATCATGTCGTAGAGCGCGTCGTACAGCGGCCGCAGGTAGGGGTCGATTTTCTCGCTCAGCGTGCCTGGCAGAAAGCCAAGGCGCTCACCGGCTTCCACCGCCGGCCGGGTCAGGATGATGCGGCTGACCTGTTTGCTCTGCAGGGCGCTGACCGCCTTGGCCATCGCCAGGTACGTCTTCCCGGTGCCGGCGGGCCCCACCCCGAACACGACGGTGTTGGCGTCGATGGCGTCGACGTAGCGCTTCTGGTTGAGCGTCTTGGGCCGAATGGTCTTTCCGCGTCGGGACAGGATGTCCAGCGTCAGCACCTCGGCGGGCGATTCGTTGTCGGTGCCGACGAGCATGCCGACGCTGCGGCGCACCACCTCCGGGGTCAACGGTTGACCGCGGGAGACGATGGCGACCAATTCGGAGATCACCCGCTCGGCCAGCGCCACCTCGGCAGCCTCGCCGGTCAGGGTGACGGAGTTGCCGCGCACGTGCAGGTCCGCCTTCAAGTTGCGTTCGAGGGCGCGCAGGTTTTCGTCGGCCGAGCCCAGCAAGCCCACGACGACATCGGACGGAACGTCAATGCTGCTGCGAACTTGAGCAGAGGTCGATGAGGCGTCACCGGCGCTGGTTTCGCGGGGCGTCACGTGGTTTCCGATGCCTGCTTCCTGAAGTTTCGGTGCGGGAATGCTCGAAAAGCCAGTCTACCGCTGGTCAGCAGCGGGTCCCAAGGCTCGACCGGGAATCTGGTCAGGCTTCATCGGCGTGTTGCGTCGCCGATTTCGCAGTCGGCGCTCGAGTCCCACCGCGGCGTGAGCACGCCCAGCGCGCCGAGCGCCACCGCCGCGGCGGTCGACGTCCGCAGCACCTGCGGGCCGAGCCGGACGGCGACCGCCCCGGAATCGGCCAGTTCGGCCATCTCGTCCGGCGCGATGCCGCCCTCCGGACCCACCAAGAGCAGCACCGAATCCGCCTGTGCCAGTTTGACATCCGTGAGCCGCTCGGTCGCCGACTCGTGCAGGGCCAGCACTGCCGCGCCCGCGGCCGCCTCATCGCGGATCCGCCGGGTCAACGCCGCGGTGGACAGGACACCGTCGACGGGCGGAATGTGCGCCCGGCGCGATTGCCGCGCCGCCGATCGGGCGACGGCGCGCCAGCGGCGCAGGCCCTTCTCCACCCGGGATCCCTCCCAGTTCGCCACGCAGCGGGCGGCCCGCCACGCGAGGAACGAGTCGGCGCCGGCCTCGGTCGCCAGCTCGACCGCCAACTCCGAGCGCTCCGATTTGGGCAGCGCCTGCACCACCGTGACCGGGGGCCGCGGGGGTGCGACGTGCCAGCGCTCCAGCACCCGCGCGCGTAGCCCGTCTCGCCCGGCGTGCTCGACCCGGCAGTGGGCGAGCGCCCCGGCGCCGTCCCCGAGCACCAGCTCCTCGCCAGGGCGGATGCGCCGCACGGTGGCGGCGTGGAAGCCCTCCTCGCCCTCGACCGCGGCCAGTTCGCCCGGGGCGGGCAGCGCGTCGACGTAGAACAGCGTCGCCACCATGTGCGCGGGTCCGTAAGCCCGGCTAGCGCCCGGTGAAGGTCTCGCGCAGCCGGCTGAACAGCCCGCCGCCGGCGGCGTGCGTCGAGCGCACCTCGGGCACGTCGCGGCTGCGGCGGTTCTTCAGCTCGCGCAGCAGTTCGGTGTCGTGGTGGTCCAGCCGGGTGGGGACGACGACCTCGACGTGCACATGCAGGTTGCCGCGCACCCCGGAGCGCAGGTGCGGCATGCCGTGGCCGCGCAGCGTGATCACGGCGCCGGGCTGGGTCCCCGGTGGGATGGTGATCTCGCTCATGCCGTCCAGGATGGCGTCGACGGTGACCGTCGCGCCCAGCGCCGCGTCGACCATCGGCACCGACACCGTGCAGTGCAGGTCGTCGCCCTCGCGGACGAAGATGTCGTGGGCCTGCTCGTGGACCTCGACGTATAGGTCGCCGGCCGGCCCGCCCCCCGGCCCGACCTCGCCCTGGGCGGCGAGCCGAACCCGCATGCCCTCGCCGACGCCGGCAGGGATCTTGACGCTGATCTCCCGGCGGGCGCGGACGCGGCCGTCGCCCATGCACTGGTGGCAGGGGTCCGGGATGACGGTGCCGACGCCGCGGCAGGTCGGGCAGGGCCGCGACGTCACCATCTGGCCCAGCAGCGAGCGCTGCACCGTCTGCACCTCGCCGCGGCCGCCGCACGTGTCGCACGGGATCGGCGCCGAGTCGCCGTTGGTGCCCTTGCCCTGGCAGCGGTCGCAGAGGATGGCGGTGTCGACGGTCACCTGCTTCGTGACCCCGGTGGCGCACTCTTCGAGATCGAGCCGCATCCGCAGCAGCGAAT
This genomic window from Mycobacterium saskatchewanense contains:
- the era gene encoding GTPase Era; its protein translation is MTGFHSGFVCLVGRPNTGKSTLTNALVGAKVAITSMRPQTTRHTIRGIIHRDDFQIVLVDTPGLHRPRTLLGKRLNDLVRDTYTEVDVIGLCIPADEAIGPGDRWIVEQIRSTAPKTTLVAIVTKIDKVPRDRVAAQLVAVSELVGDSAEIVPVSAATGEQVDVLVGVLAAALPEGPAYYPDGELTDEPEEVLMAELIREAALEGVRDELPHSLAVVIDEVNPREGRDDLIDVHALLYVERDSQKGIIIGKGGARLREVGTAARAQIEKLLGTKVYLDLRVKVAKNWQSDPKQLGRLGF
- a CDS encoding hemolysin family protein, yielding MTGVPQLLGAIALIALGGLFAAMDAAISTVSLARAQELVRDERPGAVSLAAVVAERPRYINLVVLLRITCEVTATVLLVVFLYDNFGMRWALFGAAAIMVVTSFVVIGVGPRTLGRQHAYSISLTTALPLRAISWLLMPLSRLLVILGNMLTPGRGLRNGPFASEIELREVVDLAQQRGVVAADERRMIQSVFELGDTPAREVMVPRTEMIWIESDKLASQAINLAVRSGHSRIPVIGENVDDIVGVVYLKDLVQHTVRSGDGGRGATVAQVMRPAVFVPDSKPLDTLLREMQRDRIHMALLVDEYGAIAGLVSIEDVLEEIVGEIADEYDQAETAPVEDLGDKHFRVSARLPIEDVGELYGVDFDDDLDVDTVGGLLALELGRVPLPGAEVVSHGLRLHAEGGPDHRGRVRISTVLLSPAESNGSADGSDGEGPS
- the ybeY gene encoding rRNA maturation RNase YbeY yields the protein MSIEVSNESGIDVAEAELVSVARFVIAKMDVNPAAELSMVLLDIASMADLHMRWMDLPGPTDVMSFPMDELEPGGRPDAPEPGPSMLGDIVLCPEFASEQAAAAGHSLGHELALLTIHGVLHLLGYDHGEPAEEKEMFDLQNRLLEEWVAEQVHAYEQDRQKERDRRLLDKSRYFEN
- a CDS encoding PhoH family protein encodes the protein MTPRETSAGDASSTSAQVRSSIDVPSDVVVGLLGSADENLRALERNLKADLHVRGNSVTLTGEAAEVALAERVISELVAIVSRGQPLTPEVVRRSVGMLVGTDNESPAEVLTLDILSRRGKTIRPKTLNQKRYVDAIDANTVVFGVGPAGTGKTYLAMAKAVSALQSKQVSRIILTRPAVEAGERLGFLPGTLSEKIDPYLRPLYDALYDMMDPELIPKLMSAGVIEVAPLAYMRGRTLNDAFIVLDEAQNTTAEQMKMFLTRLGFGSKIVVTGDITQVDLPGGARSGLRSAMDILDDVDDIHIAVLTSVDVVRHRLVSEIVDAYAKFEEPGLGMNRAARRASGSRGRR
- a CDS encoding 16S rRNA (uracil(1498)-N(3))-methyltransferase — protein: MVATLFYVDALPAPGELAAVEGEEGFHAATVRRIRPGEELVLGDGAGALAHCRVEHAGRDGLRARVLERWHVAPPRPPVTVVQALPKSERSELAVELATEAGADSFLAWRAARCVANWEGSRVEKGLRRWRAVARSAARQSRRAHIPPVDGVLSTAALTRRIRDEAAAGAAVLALHESATERLTDVKLAQADSVLLLVGPEGGIAPDEMAELADSGAVAVRLGPQVLRTSTAAAVALGALGVLTPRWDSSADCEIGDATRR
- the dnaJ gene encoding molecular chaperone DnaJ, producing MARDYYGLLGVSRNASDAEIKRAYRKLARELHPDVNPDEAAQAKFKEISAAYEVLSDPEKRRIVDLGGDPLENAAAAGGGFGGFGNLGDVFEAFFGGGFGGGSASRGPSGRVRPGSDSLLRMRLDLEECATGVTKQVTVDTAILCDRCQGKGTNGDSAPIPCDTCGGRGEVQTVQRSLLGQMVTSRPCPTCRGVGTVIPDPCHQCMGDGRVRARREISVKIPAGVGEGMRVRLAAQGEVGPGGGPAGDLYVEVHEQAHDIFVREGDDLHCTVSVPMVDAALGATVTVDAILDGMSEITIPPGTQPGAVITLRGHGMPHLRSGVRGNLHVHVEVVVPTRLDHHDTELLRELKNRRSRDVPEVRSTHAAGGGLFSRLRETFTGR